From one Actinopolyspora saharensis genomic stretch:
- a CDS encoding aldehyde dehydrogenase family protein gives MRYLDALGTTGPYRARKRTTVPDVSGEELAELSLVPPVFVHRTLSTMRAAEPLPPAERIAALRRAADLFATSELDGQGPRDHEKAVCQAGGIPVSVVRAATTALAGRLSEVHHSVRNALPRGAVDDWLDPCAERGSGVWARRGDVFTVHSAGNHPGTHSIWPEALTLGYRVAIRPSRREPFTPHRLVTALRTAGFAEDQVALLPTPQEESEALVRGSDLSLVYGGDEVVRGYGGAPHVRTQGPGRSKILITAEQDWREHLDMIVESVSGHGGTGCINTTSIFVEGDPTELAAALAERLGSLPSLPPTDEKAVLPVQPRTQARAIESHLTNTAAGARSWLGTTGIAEELGDGSAVLRPAVHQLDEPDDRRAGVELPFPCAWVLPWDRTAGITPLRDSLVLAAITTDERLVGRLLAEPSVGNVYVGGGHPTCLKERGLPHDGYLAEFLMRSKTVIRS, from the coding sequence ATGCGGTACCTCGACGCACTCGGCACGACAGGGCCGTACCGGGCGCGGAAACGAACCACCGTCCCGGACGTGTCCGGGGAGGAACTCGCTGAGCTGAGTCTCGTCCCTCCGGTGTTCGTGCACCGCACGCTCTCGACCATGCGAGCGGCTGAGCCACTCCCGCCAGCGGAACGGATCGCCGCGCTGCGGCGCGCGGCCGACCTCTTCGCCACCTCCGAACTCGACGGACAGGGACCGCGGGACCACGAGAAAGCGGTCTGCCAGGCGGGTGGAATCCCCGTCTCCGTCGTACGCGCGGCAACCACGGCGCTGGCCGGTCGCCTTTCCGAAGTGCACCACAGCGTTCGCAACGCGCTCCCCCGCGGAGCCGTGGACGACTGGCTGGACCCGTGCGCTGAGCGGGGAAGCGGAGTGTGGGCCCGGCGTGGCGATGTGTTCACAGTGCACAGCGCCGGCAACCACCCCGGCACCCACAGCATCTGGCCGGAGGCGCTGACCCTGGGGTACCGCGTAGCGATCCGCCCCTCCCGGCGGGAGCCCTTCACTCCCCACCGGCTGGTCACCGCCCTGCGCACCGCAGGCTTCGCGGAGGACCAGGTGGCACTGCTACCGACCCCGCAGGAGGAGTCCGAGGCACTCGTGCGGGGAAGCGACCTGAGCCTGGTCTACGGCGGCGACGAGGTGGTGCGCGGATACGGCGGCGCTCCACACGTGCGGACACAGGGACCGGGACGCTCGAAGATCCTGATCACCGCTGAGCAGGACTGGCGGGAACACCTGGACATGATCGTCGAGTCGGTGAGCGGACATGGGGGAACCGGCTGCATCAACACGACCTCGATCTTCGTCGAGGGAGATCCCACCGAGCTCGCCGCGGCCCTGGCCGAGCGACTCGGCTCCCTCCCCTCGCTGCCCCCCACCGACGAGAAGGCGGTGCTACCGGTCCAGCCCCGCACGCAGGCACGCGCGATCGAGAGCCACCTGACCAACACCGCCGCAGGAGCCAGGTCGTGGCTCGGGACGACGGGAATCGCCGAGGAGCTGGGCGATGGCAGCGCCGTGCTCCGCCCCGCTGTCCACCAGTTGGACGAACCGGATGATCGCCGGGCCGGGGTCGAACTGCCCTTTCCCTGTGCGTGGGTTCTCCCGTGGGACCGCACGGCGGGAATCACACCGCTGCGCGACAGCCTGGTGCTCGCCGCGATCACCACGGACGAGCGGTTGGTGGGCCGTCTCCTGGCAGAGCCGAGCGTCGGCAACGTCTACGTGGGAGGCGGTCATCCCACCTGCCTCAAGGAACGGGGGCTCCCGCACGATGGCTACCTCGCCGAGTTCCTCATGCGCAGCAAAACCGTCATCCGCAGCTAG
- a CDS encoding 3-deoxy-7-phosphoheptulonate synthase, with protein MLTAPTGSRHTTRPAAQQPSWIDPVTLHRVIDDLEKQPPLVEPREVDRLHEMLGRAATGRALLLQGGHCAETFGEQALDEVENNVRTLGRMGRAFSHETGLPVVPVGRMAGQYAKPRSRPTETRGEVELPSYRGDAVNGAEFNERDRTPDPWRMRTVYDQSAAALERIPDGMCHVSHEALLLDYENALVRIDPETGRRYSGSGHMLWIGERTRQLDGAHVEFAAGVDNPIGVKVGPSATAEQLLGLIELLDPERRPGRLTFIIRMGAERITDTFPELVERVASSGSPALWVCDPMHGNTRTAANGLKTRWISEIAAEIHTFVRIHRALGTHPGGLHLELTGSRVTECVGGFEPITSEALGNHYTSACDPRLNRDQSLELARLSADMWSRN; from the coding sequence GTGCTGACTGCCCCGACGGGAAGTCGTCACACCACCCGACCGGCCGCCCAACAACCGAGCTGGATCGACCCGGTGACCCTCCACCGCGTCATCGACGATCTGGAGAAACAACCCCCCTTGGTAGAACCGCGCGAGGTCGACCGGCTCCACGAGATGCTCGGCAGGGCTGCCACGGGCCGAGCCCTGCTGCTGCAGGGCGGGCACTGTGCCGAAACGTTCGGGGAGCAGGCCCTGGACGAGGTGGAGAACAACGTCCGCACCCTGGGTCGGATGGGAAGAGCCTTCTCGCACGAGACCGGACTGCCGGTCGTTCCCGTCGGGCGAATGGCGGGACAGTACGCCAAACCACGCTCCCGTCCGACGGAGACTCGTGGCGAGGTGGAGCTGCCCTCCTACCGGGGGGACGCGGTGAACGGTGCGGAGTTCAACGAACGGGACCGCACCCCCGACCCGTGGCGGATGCGGACCGTCTACGACCAGTCCGCGGCCGCGCTGGAACGTATTCCGGACGGGATGTGCCACGTCAGCCACGAGGCACTCCTGCTCGACTACGAGAACGCGCTCGTCCGCATCGATCCGGAGACGGGCCGAAGGTACTCGGGGTCGGGGCACATGCTGTGGATAGGGGAACGCACCAGACAACTCGACGGTGCCCATGTGGAGTTCGCCGCGGGGGTCGACAATCCGATCGGCGTCAAGGTCGGGCCGAGCGCCACCGCGGAACAACTGCTCGGGCTCATCGAGCTGCTCGACCCCGAGCGCCGGCCCGGAAGGCTCACCTTCATCATCCGCATGGGTGCCGAACGCATCACGGACACGTTTCCGGAACTCGTGGAGCGAGTGGCCTCCTCCGGCTCACCCGCGCTGTGGGTGTGCGATCCGATGCACGGGAACACCCGGACCGCCGCCAACGGGCTCAAGACCCGCTGGATCTCCGAGATCGCGGCCGAGATCCACACCTTCGTCCGGATCCACCGCGCACTCGGCACACATCCCGGTGGGCTGCACCTGGAACTGACCGGAAGCCGTGTCACCGAATGCGTGGGCGGTTTCGAACCGATCACCTCCGAGGCACTCGGCAACCACTACACGAGCGCCTGCGACCCCCGGCTGAACCGGGACCAGTCCCTGGAGCTGGCACGGCTGTCCGCCGACATGTGGTCAAGGAACTGA
- a CDS encoding MmcQ/YjbR family DNA-binding protein, with protein MISIDELRDFVLALPVVEERRTWGKPTFRVRGRMFLTLDPDDPAATCKSSREEQTALLASDPATFAFPAYVGHHGWVRVRLDQVDAEEMRELATEAWRRTAPKRLVRRFDDSTAGDS; from the coding sequence ATGATCAGTATTGATGAGCTGCGGGACTTCGTGCTCGCGTTGCCCGTAGTGGAGGAACGCCGAACGTGGGGCAAACCCACGTTCAGGGTGCGGGGCAGGATGTTCTTGACTCTCGACCCGGATGATCCGGCGGCCACGTGCAAGTCCTCGCGTGAGGAGCAGACCGCGTTGCTCGCCTCCGATCCGGCGACGTTCGCGTTTCCCGCCTATGTGGGGCACCACGGGTGGGTCCGCGTGCGCCTCGACCAGGTGGATGCCGAGGAGATGCGGGAACTGGCCACGGAGGCCTGGCGGCGCACCGCACCGAAGCGGTTGGTGCGGAGATTCGACGACTCCACCGCGGGCGACAGCTGA
- a CDS encoding helix-turn-helix transcriptional regulator, with protein sequence MNHPSATRPAPDAGSAHHPWEVVQPRAAEGLREEIAANPSKPVTAVVRGVGGSGKTMLLARLARIYRDAGVAVHDSVEAALAEPDPGSAALLLDDAQLLRESTLRELLPLVSAGPVRVVLACRPWPCPEPLSELISRFGRNRPVVNLGELSSGEIGEQLRRMSGASHEPETVERIRAFSGGIPALLGHTLEACDPRELAEPEEVRLSRLVLDRFGEELGALDELARRCLTALSVGGTTHPVLLGTVLGVESTDVAPALEELRAAGLLDELDAPHPFVRNAVLALTSWEKRLAVLRVLVRNQLDRAGSVARLMCPLLGTDSALPTDPVLASGFEAAGREVLFDSPELAVRMFDSAVATGSPAVSVAARRARAVAMRGELDEAVRTADRVIVDESAPERDLAIRVSATVLAHRGLPERSAELCRWSARHVPWAGDTAFAVLGLVDTGRIAEAGELLRDWPDAGPPTSISGAGEQLARGFYDSVTGSSPDALSTLVRSASLAEPVGAELLAPDTPAAVAATVATHCGEFDVADSVLDRALAADAGGPLARVRHRLLAVWPPLLKGDTTTARRELDRVVDDPAVLPVKDRLVAIALEAGIASRDNDMSALERAVFRARKAVAEHPADLFALLPLSELAVAGARLRDRDWLLPQLREAHELLNKFDEPALWAAPLYWRELQAAIVLDDRERAAEHAAALARVSGGGQFATALSEAAEVWLRLLDGDVDEELVRKTARGLCGVGLVWDGAGLAGQAALRTKDRGTMLALLECARSLQGKSPRPYRHPADGTSGVGPSGGEGELLSGREREVAELVLGGMTYKQVGQRLFISAKTVEHHVGRIKQRLDCSTREELLARLRSLLGR encoded by the coding sequence GTGAACCACCCCAGCGCCACACGGCCCGCGCCGGACGCGGGGTCCGCACACCACCCGTGGGAGGTCGTCCAACCGCGCGCGGCGGAAGGACTTCGGGAGGAGATAGCCGCCAACCCGTCCAAACCGGTCACCGCCGTCGTGCGCGGCGTCGGTGGAAGCGGGAAGACGATGCTGCTGGCCAGGCTGGCCCGGATCTACCGGGACGCGGGCGTTGCGGTGCACGATTCGGTGGAGGCCGCGCTCGCGGAGCCGGATCCGGGGAGTGCGGCGCTGTTGCTCGACGACGCCCAGCTGCTGCGCGAGAGCACGCTGCGCGAGCTGCTTCCGCTGGTGTCCGCCGGTCCGGTGCGGGTGGTCCTGGCCTGCCGCCCGTGGCCGTGTCCCGAACCGCTGTCCGAGCTGATCTCGCGCTTCGGGCGCAATCGTCCCGTGGTCAACCTCGGCGAGCTGAGCTCCGGGGAGATCGGTGAGCAGTTGCGCCGGATGTCCGGCGCTTCCCACGAGCCCGAGACCGTCGAGCGGATTCGCGCGTTCAGCGGAGGGATCCCCGCCCTGCTGGGGCACACCCTGGAGGCGTGCGATCCGCGTGAGCTCGCCGAGCCGGAGGAGGTGCGGCTGTCGCGGCTGGTGCTCGACCGCTTCGGGGAGGAACTGGGGGCGCTGGACGAACTGGCGCGCCGCTGCCTGACCGCCCTCTCCGTCGGTGGGACCACGCACCCGGTGCTGCTCGGCACAGTTCTCGGCGTGGAGTCGACCGACGTCGCGCCCGCGCTGGAGGAGCTGCGCGCGGCCGGCCTGCTGGACGAGCTGGACGCTCCCCACCCGTTCGTGCGCAACGCCGTGCTCGCGCTCACTTCCTGGGAGAAGCGGCTGGCCGTGCTGCGCGTGCTCGTGCGCAACCAGCTCGACCGGGCGGGCTCCGTCGCGCGGTTGATGTGCCCGCTGCTCGGCACCGATTCCGCGCTGCCCACCGATCCGGTCCTGGCCTCCGGCTTCGAGGCGGCAGGTCGCGAGGTGCTGTTCGACTCCCCCGAGCTGGCCGTGCGCATGTTCGACTCGGCGGTGGCTACCGGTTCGCCCGCCGTCTCGGTCGCCGCGCGCAGGGCCAGGGCCGTGGCCATGCGCGGAGAGCTCGACGAGGCGGTGCGCACTGCCGACCGGGTCATCGTGGACGAGTCCGCGCCGGAGCGGGACCTGGCCATCAGGGTTTCGGCGACGGTGCTGGCCCACCGGGGGCTGCCCGAGCGCTCCGCGGAGCTGTGCCGCTGGTCGGCGCGTCATGTCCCCTGGGCGGGGGACACGGCGTTCGCCGTCCTGGGACTGGTGGACACCGGACGGATCGCCGAGGCCGGGGAGCTGCTGCGCGACTGGCCGGACGCGGGGCCGCCGACTTCGATCTCCGGAGCGGGCGAGCAGCTCGCCCGCGGGTTCTACGACTCGGTCACCGGGTCGTCCCCCGATGCGCTGTCGACGCTGGTGCGCTCGGCGTCGCTGGCCGAGCCCGTCGGTGCGGAACTGCTGGCCCCGGACACGCCCGCCGCCGTCGCGGCCACGGTCGCCACCCACTGCGGAGAGTTCGACGTGGCCGACTCCGTGCTGGACAGGGCGCTCGCCGCCGACGCGGGAGGGCCGTTGGCACGGGTGCGGCACCGGCTGCTCGCGGTTTGGCCGCCGCTGCTGAAGGGCGACACCACCACGGCGCGGCGGGAACTGGACCGGGTGGTCGACGATCCGGCCGTCCTGCCCGTCAAGGACAGACTCGTGGCGATCGCGCTGGAAGCGGGCATCGCCAGCAGGGACAACGACATGTCGGCGCTGGAGCGCGCGGTGTTCCGGGCGCGCAAGGCCGTTGCCGAGCACCCGGCCGACCTGTTCGCCCTGCTGCCGCTGAGCGAACTGGCCGTGGCGGGGGCCCGGCTGCGCGACCGGGACTGGCTGCTGCCGCAGCTGCGCGAGGCGCACGAGCTGCTGAACAAGTTCGACGAGCCCGCGCTGTGGGCGGCTCCGCTGTACTGGAGGGAGCTGCAGGCGGCGATCGTGCTGGACGACCGGGAGCGGGCCGCCGAGCACGCGGCCGCGCTCGCGCGGGTGTCCGGGGGCGGCCAGTTCGCCACCGCGCTGTCCGAGGCGGCCGAGGTGTGGCTGCGCCTGCTGGACGGGGACGTGGACGAGGAGCTGGTCCGGAAGACCGCCCGCGGGCTGTGCGGAGTCGGGCTGGTGTGGGACGGTGCCGGACTGGCCGGGCAGGCGGCCCTCCGCACGAAGGACCGCGGCACCATGCTGGCGCTGCTGGAGTGCGCCAGGTCCCTGCAGGGCAAGAGCCCCCGCCCGTACCGGCACCCGGCCGACGGCACGAGCGGTGTCGGCCCCTCCGGTGGTGAGGGGGAGTTGCTGAGCGGCCGGGAGCGCGAAGTGGCCGAGCTCGTGCTGGGCGGGATGACCTACAAGCAGGTGGGCCAGCGCCTGTTCATCTCGGCCAAGACCGTCGAGCACCACGTCGGCAGGATCAAGCAGCGGTTGGACTGCTCGACCCGCGAGGAGCTGCTCGCCAGGCTGCGCTCCTTGCTGGGGCGGTGA